A single Filimonas effusa DNA region contains:
- a CDS encoding acyltransferase translates to MLNERTFATILIKVIKVIRIKGAFFFPTLVCKLTLYLNGCPYGSGLRACGKVYLRANKKNSIKLGQNVTLMARYLTNSVGIPAPIMIECIGGGRVQIGNYSGLSSTVISSRASVDIGNNVQVGANVRIYDHDFHSLNYVRRRKGGGDQLNIKSSPVVIGDDVFIGTNAIILKGVSIGARSIVAAGSVVSLKLIPADSLVAGNPARIIRSNINVDI, encoded by the coding sequence ATGCTTAACGAACGGACTTTTGCTACAATCTTAATAAAAGTTATAAAAGTAATTAGAATTAAGGGGGCTTTTTTCTTTCCTACACTCGTTTGTAAGCTTACTCTATATTTAAATGGGTGTCCTTATGGGAGTGGGCTGCGTGCTTGCGGTAAAGTTTATTTACGTGCAAATAAAAAGAATTCTATAAAGCTAGGACAAAACGTGACTTTGATGGCTAGGTACCTAACAAATAGCGTGGGTATTCCTGCACCGATTATGATAGAATGTATTGGGGGAGGAAGAGTACAGATTGGAAATTACTCCGGTCTTAGCTCTACTGTAATATCTTCCAGAGCTTCAGTCGACATAGGAAACAATGTACAGGTTGGGGCAAATGTCAGAATTTATGATCATGACTTTCATTCGCTTAATTATGTTCGACGCCGCAAGGGTGGAGGTGATCAATTAAATATAAAGTCCTCCCCTGTCGTTATCGGTGACGATGTTTTTATTGGAACTAACGCAATAATTCTTAAAGGAGTCAGCATCGGCGCAAGAAGTATTGTGGCGGCAGGTAGCGTGGTTTCATTGAAACTAATTCCTGCAGATTCTCTTGTGGCTGGTAATCCAGCCAGGATTATAAGATCTAATATTAATGTTGATATTTGA
- a CDS encoding glycosyltransferase: protein MRILIIHTYYQFKGGEDLVFEQESALLMQKHEVRKLVFKNNSGIKGAIQFLFSIWNPVSSAPLKKMIRTFKPQIIHIHNFHFALGPLVIRVANRRGIPVVLTLHNYRLLCPSATLLKDGKIFSDSINSGFPWKAVFAGVYRNSVLQTFWLAYINWIHKKSGTWNKVDRFITLTDFARRLFINSALNIDNSRFSIKPNFVEKVISIDSHSRDEYFLFIGRLSQEKGIDLLLDAFERTNARLLIAGDGPLKDLVVSYCSSRQNIEYLGPLGKEEVLGAMRRCSALIFPSIWFEGMPMTILEAFSTGTPVIASKLGAMESMIQHGQNGLLFEYGSATALWEVLNYWNTLDINERRLFSQRAYDSYLLNYTPEISLNILDEIYSELGRISD, encoded by the coding sequence ATGAGGATCCTAATTATTCATACTTATTATCAATTCAAGGGTGGGGAAGACTTGGTTTTTGAACAGGAGTCTGCATTACTCATGCAAAAACATGAAGTACGTAAACTTGTCTTTAAAAACAATAGTGGTATTAAAGGAGCGATACAATTCTTGTTTTCTATTTGGAACCCGGTAAGCTCGGCCCCATTAAAAAAAATGATCAGGACGTTTAAGCCACAGATTATTCATATTCATAATTTTCATTTTGCTTTAGGGCCTCTTGTAATAAGGGTAGCAAACCGAAGAGGAATACCGGTGGTGCTAACATTACATAATTATCGTCTCCTCTGTCCTTCTGCAACGTTGTTAAAGGACGGAAAAATTTTCTCTGATAGTATTAATTCTGGCTTTCCATGGAAGGCGGTCTTTGCTGGGGTTTACCGTAACTCGGTTTTACAAACTTTTTGGCTGGCATATATAAACTGGATTCATAAAAAAAGCGGTACATGGAATAAGGTAGACCGCTTTATTACATTAACTGATTTTGCAAGGCGTTTATTCATAAACTCTGCATTAAATATAGATAATAGTCGCTTTAGTATTAAGCCCAATTTTGTTGAGAAAGTGATTTCAATTGATAGTCATAGCAGAGATGAATATTTCCTTTTTATTGGCCGTTTAAGTCAGGAGAAAGGGATTGACCTGCTTTTGGATGCCTTCGAGCGTACAAATGCTAGGTTGTTGATAGCTGGTGACGGGCCTCTTAAAGATTTAGTAGTTAGTTATTGTTCTTCCAGGCAGAATATTGAATATTTGGGACCGCTTGGGAAAGAAGAGGTTCTTGGGGCTATGAGACGGTGTAGTGCTTTAATCTTTCCGTCAATTTGGTTCGAAGGAATGCCAATGACCATTTTGGAAGCATTCTCGACGGGTACACCCGTTATTGCCAGTAAATTGGGTGCAATGGAGTCAATGATTCAACACGGGCAGAACGGTCTCCTTTTTGAGTACGGCTCGGCTACTGCCCTTTGGGAAGTGCTAAATTATTGGAATACATTGGATATCAATGAAAGAAGACTATTTAGTCAACGCGCTTACGATAGTTACCTGCTTAATTATACCCCGGAAATTAGCCTGAATATTCTTGATGAGATTTATTCTGAATTAGGTAGAATCTCTGATTAA
- a CDS encoding glycosyltransferase family 4 protein, with translation MKIAIVSFDFVESSLCLARYLSEKAEVTYFVITSPTRMNQAGCDLRGQMLWPGINTLRLQKYHNLNEYLKECPLKVKAIHYFPGHKLFNKANSLVTKRVIRQINDSDFDIVNIVGQTNQLLDYHKGLKAPKVHTFHEIFNHALNQPLHSKLLNYCVDTECGVILHSYFNYKSFLEQFPDFDLVRLDTIPFGLFESYLSYYNESIKREDSMVLFFGNVNQYKGVPVLIQAFEKLNQKNPDIRLVIAGKIKPNLKSELILNLPGNAKIIDMFLDNKDITTLIQKAGVVVCPHTSASQSGIPALAFLFGKCIIASNVGAFSEVIEDGKTGYLVTPNNVDELYRALNFVFSDVDNINSIENQVKQLLIKSNDIWRSVAEQTLIVYRKNIKRINNA, from the coding sequence ATGAAAATAGCTATTGTTTCATTCGACTTTGTGGAGTCTTCATTATGCTTGGCCAGGTATCTGAGTGAAAAGGCTGAGGTTACTTATTTTGTGATAACATCCCCTACCCGTATGAATCAGGCTGGATGTGATTTAAGAGGGCAGATGCTATGGCCGGGAATCAATACCCTAAGATTACAGAAATATCACAATCTTAATGAATATCTTAAGGAATGTCCACTTAAAGTGAAAGCTATACATTATTTCCCTGGTCACAAACTCTTTAACAAGGCTAATAGCTTGGTAACAAAACGGGTGATTAGGCAAATTAACGATTCGGACTTTGATATTGTTAACATTGTTGGTCAAACCAATCAATTGCTTGACTATCATAAGGGGCTGAAAGCTCCTAAAGTACATACCTTTCATGAGATCTTTAATCATGCTTTGAATCAACCTCTACACAGTAAGTTATTGAATTATTGTGTAGACACAGAGTGTGGTGTTATTTTACATTCCTATTTTAATTACAAGTCATTTTTAGAGCAATTTCCCGATTTCGATCTTGTTCGTCTTGATACTATTCCGTTTGGACTTTTTGAATCTTATCTGAGTTATTATAATGAAAGTATAAAGAGGGAAGATTCAATGGTCTTATTCTTCGGCAATGTTAATCAATATAAAGGAGTGCCTGTTTTAATTCAGGCTTTTGAAAAGCTGAATCAAAAAAATCCAGATATCAGATTAGTTATAGCTGGAAAGATTAAGCCCAATTTGAAATCCGAATTGATCTTAAACCTTCCAGGTAATGCAAAAATAATAGACATGTTTTTGGACAATAAAGATATTACTACTCTTATTCAAAAGGCAGGTGTAGTTGTTTGTCCGCATACATCCGCCTCTCAAAGTGGAATTCCTGCATTGGCATTTTTGTTTGGCAAATGTATTATAGCATCTAATGTCGGAGCTTTTAGCGAAGTTATTGAAGATGGGAAAACTGGTTATCTCGTGACACCGAATAATGTGGACGAATTATATAGAGCGCTAAATTTTGTCTTTAGTGATGTTGATAACATCAATAGCATCGAAAACCAGGTTAAGCAGTTGCTAATTAAATCTAATGATATTTGGCGAAGTGTAGCAGAGCAAACTTTAATAGTTTATAGAAAAAATATTAAAAGGATAAACAATGCTTAA
- a CDS encoding right-handed parallel beta-helix repeat-containing protein — protein MKKIFKSIVFALSLLWSPVVFIYAQDISTCYISGFGNDNNPGTMQKPFRTLNKALQFVKKSALDGIANQKIIIRKGIYYLNRPLRFDSSFMLSALKALSIEAYPGEKVIISGGQALPKAWKRIKGTSIWELQLSGLNYSGTPVLSLFRDNQRLERAGSDTLLSTAPLPELNNSMKVYDFQRKAKLQNDSINIFCGFRYGGDLFAGIQDISNVNVVVYNSWEASWHTIRDIDKKNKIMLLKNPMTYPVGFFNGNVRFRLENSKAYLRKAGQWVWEHNQKKVYYLARPGENPNQSNFIIPILDTLVSAEGEHTRYSKVGVTFSNITFCHSRPAWGKFSIPDSIIAKSKLRYPWLDYETGFASGQGALNCGQAINLFGAQGWVFESCVFSDLGGYAIKIDNYSRYNKIKNCLFVDNGGGGVIIGNSLIAGMVYKGDYPPAIPCYNVIENCSITRSGVLFPASVGIIILQAYHNTIVHNEISYLPYSGISCGWTWNLNANFTSFNKINKNHIHHVVRQLADGGGIYTLGRQIGSQYIGNYIHHIYKPKNSLGADNNGFFFDQGSSSFSVEGNAVCAIEKQDYRFNDSNADKIRLDSNFFEKEQQNKTLPRFVQKTVKSAGCTIGRSLSLH, from the coding sequence ATGAAAAAAATATTTAAGTCAATAGTCTTTGCTTTATCACTCCTTTGGTCGCCAGTAGTGTTTATTTATGCACAAGACATATCTACCTGTTATATATCGGGTTTTGGCAATGACAATAACCCAGGGACCATGCAAAAGCCGTTTCGTACACTTAATAAGGCTTTACAGTTCGTTAAAAAAAGCGCATTAGATGGAATTGCAAATCAAAAAATCATAATAAGGAAGGGAATTTACTATTTGAATCGGCCATTAAGATTTGACTCTTCTTTTATGCTTAGTGCGCTAAAAGCTCTTTCAATTGAGGCGTACCCCGGAGAAAAGGTTATAATTTCAGGTGGCCAGGCTCTCCCTAAGGCATGGAAAAGAATAAAAGGTACAAGTATTTGGGAATTGCAGTTATCCGGATTAAATTATTCAGGAACACCTGTGCTGTCTCTTTTCAGAGACAATCAAAGACTGGAGCGTGCCGGCTCTGATACGCTGCTTAGTACGGCCCCCCTGCCTGAATTGAACAATTCAATGAAAGTATATGATTTTCAAAGAAAGGCTAAACTACAAAATGATTCAATTAATATTTTTTGCGGGTTTAGGTATGGAGGAGATCTTTTTGCTGGTATTCAGGATATCAGTAACGTAAATGTTGTCGTATATAATAGCTGGGAGGCATCATGGCACACTATAAGAGATATTGATAAAAAAAATAAAATAATGTTGTTAAAAAATCCAATGACTTATCCGGTTGGATTTTTTAATGGCAACGTAAGATTTCGATTAGAAAATAGTAAAGCATATCTACGCAAAGCAGGACAATGGGTGTGGGAGCATAATCAAAAAAAAGTTTATTATTTAGCCCGTCCTGGTGAAAATCCCAATCAGTCTAATTTTATTATTCCCATTCTGGATACTCTTGTTTCTGCAGAAGGAGAGCATACTCGCTATTCTAAAGTAGGCGTTACTTTTTCCAATATTACCTTTTGCCATTCGAGACCTGCATGGGGAAAGTTCTCAATTCCTGACAGTATTATAGCTAAGAGCAAATTACGATATCCCTGGTTAGATTATGAAACAGGCTTTGCTTCTGGTCAGGGAGCTTTGAATTGCGGCCAGGCAATAAATCTTTTCGGAGCGCAAGGATGGGTATTTGAAAGCTGTGTTTTTTCTGATCTTGGGGGCTACGCCATTAAAATAGATAACTACTCAAGATATAATAAAATAAAAAACTGCCTTTTTGTAGATAATGGAGGGGGAGGGGTCATAATTGGGAATAGCCTTATAGCAGGCATGGTTTATAAAGGTGACTATCCTCCGGCGATACCCTGTTACAATGTGATTGAAAACTGCTCTATAACCAGAAGTGGAGTTCTTTTTCCTGCCTCTGTTGGCATTATAATTCTTCAAGCTTACCATAATACTATAGTTCATAACGAAATATCCTATTTACCGTATTCCGGAATTAGTTGTGGATGGACTTGGAACCTCAACGCTAATTTTACATCATTCAACAAGATCAATAAAAACCATATTCATCATGTAGTAAGACAGTTGGCAGATGGCGGTGGCATTTATACATTGGGACGCCAGATTGGAAGCCAATATATTGGAAATTACATCCATCACATATATAAGCCTAAGAATAGTTTAGGAGCCGATAATAACGGCTTCTTTTTTGATCAGGGCTCTTCTTCTTTTAGTGTTGAAGGCAACGCTGTTTGCGCTATAGAAAAGCAGGATTACAGATTTAATGATTCTAATGCTGATAAGATTAGACTTGATAGCAATTTCTTCGAAAAGGAACAGCAAAACAAAACTCTGCCAAGGTTTGTACAAAAAACGGTTAAAAGCGCAGGGTGTACAATAGGGCGTTCCTTATCTTTACATTAG
- a CDS encoding aldolase catalytic domain-containing protein: protein MFKILDCTIRDGGYYTNWDFNKVTVSEYISAMNNLPVDYLEIGYRSMPMSGYLGKYFYSPIYELEELRQQSSRKLVIILNERDVKPEHLNDLLLPIVGLIDMVRLAIDPQNLGSAIKLAEVIKKMGFEVGFNVMYMSKWKLYNDFIENLRGIDGIADYFYMVDSYGGVYPQDVIETIDLVRKYTNCRLGFHGHNNLELALVNSLTAVEHGAEIIDATILGMGRGAGNLKTELLLSVLNTKFDIQLDFNALEKAVNAFEPLLDKHKWGTNLPYMISGSNSLPQKEVMDWVTTRFYSFNSIIRALQNQRNKIKDNQQLPLFKPSKTYKKAVIIGGGPNAEEHSKAVMQFIGNGNGETCIIHASAKNAKKYQELAVDQFYCLVGNEGQRLETVFKGLGTFDAQCVLPPYPRKMGTYIPAQVTDKSFELSQIDFTTQVNDSHTVLALQTAIKLGAQQVYIAGYDGYNEVPLTELERTLVGENEHLFDAFQQYTGITLYSLTPTKYKSLSIQSIYSLI from the coding sequence ATGTTTAAGATTTTAGATTGTACAATTAGAGATGGTGGATATTATACTAACTGGGACTTTAATAAGGTTACCGTGAGTGAGTATATATCAGCAATGAATAACCTCCCCGTTGACTATCTGGAAATAGGCTACAGAAGCATGCCAATGAGTGGCTACCTCGGTAAGTATTTTTACAGCCCTATATATGAACTTGAGGAATTAAGGCAGCAGTCTTCCAGAAAGCTGGTTATTATACTAAATGAAAGAGACGTTAAGCCGGAGCATTTAAATGATCTCCTGTTGCCAATAGTGGGGTTAATTGATATGGTTCGTTTAGCTATCGATCCGCAGAATTTAGGTAGTGCAATAAAGCTCGCGGAGGTTATTAAGAAAATGGGATTTGAGGTTGGCTTTAATGTAATGTACATGTCTAAATGGAAACTTTATAACGATTTTATTGAAAACTTGCGGGGGATCGATGGCATTGCTGATTACTTTTATATGGTAGACTCATACGGAGGTGTTTATCCGCAGGATGTTATTGAAACCATCGATCTGGTGCGAAAATATACAAATTGCAGGCTTGGCTTTCATGGGCATAATAATTTGGAGCTGGCGCTTGTTAATTCTCTGACTGCTGTAGAACATGGAGCTGAAATTATCGACGCTACCATTCTGGGAATGGGAAGAGGAGCAGGAAATCTAAAAACGGAGTTGCTGCTTTCTGTCTTAAATACCAAATTTGATATTCAGCTTGATTTTAATGCGCTGGAAAAGGCTGTAAATGCATTTGAACCTTTGTTGGATAAACACAAATGGGGGACAAACTTGCCTTATATGATTTCCGGATCTAATTCTTTGCCTCAGAAAGAAGTTATGGATTGGGTCACTACTCGCTTTTATTCTTTCAACAGCATAATTAGAGCATTGCAAAATCAGAGAAACAAGATTAAGGATAATCAGCAACTACCCCTCTTTAAGCCGTCGAAAACCTACAAAAAAGCAGTAATTATTGGCGGGGGACCTAATGCTGAAGAACATTCAAAGGCCGTCATGCAATTTATCGGTAATGGCAATGGTGAAACCTGTATTATCCATGCCAGCGCAAAAAATGCGAAAAAATATCAGGAGCTGGCTGTTGACCAATTTTATTGCTTGGTAGGTAATGAAGGACAGCGGTTGGAAACTGTATTTAAAGGGCTGGGAACTTTTGATGCGCAGTGCGTGCTGCCTCCTTACCCGAGAAAAATGGGTACATATATTCCTGCGCAGGTTACCGATAAGTCTTTTGAGCTGAGTCAGATAGATTTTACAACCCAAGTGAATGATTCACACACAGTTCTTGCTTTACAAACGGCAATTAAACTGGGAGCTCAACAAGTTTATATTGCGGGTTATGATGGTTATAATGAAGTGCCATTGACAGAGTTGGAGCGCACTTTGGTAGGAGAAAATGAACACTTGTTTGATGCTTTTCAGCAGTATACTGGAATCACTTTGTATTCTCTGACTCCTACAAAATATAAATCTTTATCTATTCAGTCAATATACAGCTTAATATGA
- a CDS encoding WecB/TagA/CpsF family glycosyltransferase translates to MHKQKHLSLKITLGPYQTFIDNILDLAKKRQSSYVCVANVHMLIEAKNDKAFRRALLAADIVTPDGMPLAKALKLLYGIDQDRVAGMDLLPDLLKSAQDIGLSVFFYGGSDQMLEKTRAYIKTNFPKLQVAGLYSPPFRPLKDEEKNEVANIIQESGAQIVFVVLGCPKQEKWMYEMKGKIPAVMLGIGGALPVLIGEQKRAPKWMQKYSLEWSYRLIQEPKRLFRRYLVTNSSYVMLLAGQKIKLMLVSKKK, encoded by the coding sequence ATGCATAAACAAAAACATTTAAGCTTAAAAATCACTTTAGGCCCTTATCAAACTTTTATAGACAATATCCTTGATTTGGCAAAAAAACGTCAGTCGAGTTACGTTTGTGTAGCTAATGTGCATATGTTAATAGAAGCAAAGAATGATAAAGCCTTCCGAAGAGCGCTGTTGGCAGCAGATATTGTAACTCCTGATGGCATGCCCTTAGCCAAAGCTTTAAAATTATTGTACGGAATTGACCAGGATAGGGTTGCCGGTATGGATCTTTTGCCGGATCTGTTAAAAAGTGCACAGGATATTGGATTGTCTGTATTTTTTTATGGAGGCTCCGACCAGATGTTGGAAAAAACCAGAGCCTATATAAAGACTAATTTTCCGAAACTGCAGGTGGCCGGATTATATTCTCCACCTTTTCGTCCCTTAAAGGATGAAGAAAAAAATGAGGTTGCCAATATAATTCAGGAGTCTGGTGCGCAGATTGTATTTGTTGTGTTAGGTTGCCCTAAACAAGAAAAATGGATGTATGAAATGAAGGGAAAGATTCCGGCAGTCATGCTTGGTATTGGTGGGGCACTGCCAGTATTAATTGGTGAACAAAAGAGGGCGCCAAAATGGATGCAAAAATATAGTCTTGAGTGGTCTTATAGGCTTATACAAGAACCGAAACGCCTGTTTAGACGTTATCTGGTTACCAATTCAAGTTACGTTATGCTATTGGCGGGGCAAAAGATTAAGCTCATGCTTGTTAGTAAGAAAAAATAA
- a CDS encoding 3-deoxy-manno-octulosonate cytidylyltransferase yields MKHDFIIVIPARYKSTRFPGKPLIDLNGKSMLQRTYEQCIKAVPRELVYVATEDERIMEHCKAFNMQAVLTSDNCLTGTDRIAELANSIHADYYINVQGDEPLFNPQDITTFIKLLDKYKGEILNGYCTITDEKQYYSVSVPKVVFAPDGKLMYMSRSPIPGNKSSRFVKAWRQVCIYAFPQNALKAFASCDVKTNLEFEEDIEILRFLELGFNVRMIELSDDSIAVDAPDDVANVLAKLDSYV; encoded by the coding sequence ATGAAACATGATTTTATAATTGTTATACCTGCTAGATATAAATCAACTCGCTTTCCTGGGAAACCTTTGATTGATTTGAATGGTAAATCGATGTTACAAAGAACCTATGAGCAGTGCATTAAAGCAGTTCCTCGTGAACTGGTATATGTTGCTACTGAGGACGAAAGGATCATGGAGCATTGTAAAGCATTTAATATGCAGGCAGTACTTACCTCCGATAATTGCCTGACTGGTACCGACAGGATTGCGGAGCTTGCCAATTCAATTCATGCTGATTATTATATTAATGTACAGGGCGATGAACCTTTATTCAATCCCCAGGATATCACTACTTTTATAAAGCTCCTTGATAAATATAAGGGCGAAATATTGAATGGCTATTGTACTATTACTGATGAAAAGCAGTATTATAGCGTCTCTGTACCCAAGGTTGTTTTTGCTCCTGATGGAAAGTTGATGTATATGTCACGGAGTCCGATACCAGGAAATAAGTCGTCCAGGTTTGTTAAAGCCTGGCGGCAGGTATGCATTTATGCTTTCCCCCAGAATGCTTTGAAAGCTTTTGCTTCCTGCGATGTAAAAACAAATCTTGAATTTGAAGAAGATATTGAAATACTAAGATTTCTGGAATTAGGTTTTAATGTTAGAATGATAGAGTTGTCTGATGATTCTATTGCTGTTGATGCGCCAGATGATGTGGCAAATGTACTGGCTAAATTAGATAGTTATGTTTAG
- a CDS encoding sialidase family protein produces MKATLLRWWLHCSTFVFILLCVIACSKEYSVEPPINLVRDSLRKEVISFETSFGQQQLIFFPEDVVIRHNLPQDSIFKTRLWQGIPSVVCNADGSQLYAAWYTGGKGEVAGNYITVSLSLDHGKTWRNDVLTVYPMFPSTTRFFDPLLWRDKNGKIWLFWAKCINMPWDGVGGVYATELSWAGGTTVNNGRVQLLSDGVMLNKPIDLIDYNYSFLPISIWKSYPTPAEKSGAFVKVLKYNPMADKKVFDYSKVNVSPDSIRSFDEHQIVETQKGKFLCLLRTTKGIYFSQSNDKGKTWTVTAPFTKIGLTTSSRFYLGKLRSGNLLLIANNSSTRTQLKAFMSKDDGESWPYQILLDNREEISYPDASQDANGDIYIVYDRMRYSKMEIDFCRINEDMFRAPGVFSRQIISGIR; encoded by the coding sequence ATGAAAGCTACGTTATTGAGATGGTGGCTGCATTGCTCTACATTTGTTTTTATTCTACTCTGTGTTATTGCATGTTCTAAAGAGTACTCTGTAGAGCCACCAATTAATCTGGTGCGTGACAGCCTGAGAAAGGAAGTCATTTCTTTTGAAACGTCCTTTGGACAACAGCAATTGATTTTTTTTCCTGAGGACGTCGTTATCCGCCATAATTTACCTCAAGATAGTATCTTCAAAACTAGGCTATGGCAGGGAATTCCGTCGGTAGTTTGTAATGCTGATGGTAGTCAGTTATATGCTGCCTGGTATACTGGCGGTAAAGGAGAAGTCGCGGGCAATTATATTACTGTTTCTCTTAGTTTGGACCATGGGAAGACTTGGAGGAATGATGTATTGACCGTTTATCCCATGTTCCCTTCTACTACTCGTTTTTTCGACCCACTTTTATGGCGTGATAAAAATGGGAAGATCTGGCTTTTCTGGGCAAAATGCATCAATATGCCGTGGGATGGAGTTGGGGGGGTATATGCAACTGAACTCAGCTGGGCAGGCGGCACAACCGTTAATAATGGTAGGGTTCAACTTTTATCCGATGGTGTTATGCTTAATAAACCAATAGATTTGATTGATTATAACTACTCCTTCCTGCCTATATCGATTTGGAAATCGTATCCTACACCTGCGGAAAAAAGTGGAGCATTTGTTAAAGTACTCAAGTACAATCCTATGGCAGATAAAAAAGTATTTGACTATTCTAAAGTGAACGTGAGCCCTGATAGCATCCGTTCTTTTGATGAGCATCAAATTGTAGAAACACAGAAGGGAAAGTTCTTGTGTCTGCTTAGAACTACTAAGGGGATTTATTTTAGTCAAAGTAACGATAAGGGTAAAACATGGACTGTTACGGCTCCTTTTACGAAAATTGGTCTAACCACTAGTTCCCGGTTTTATTTGGGAAAGTTACGTTCAGGTAATTTGTTACTTATTGCCAACAATAGTTCGACCAGAACTCAATTGAAAGCGTTTATGTCAAAAGACGATGGAGAATCTTGGCCATATCAAATCCTTCTGGATAACAGGGAGGAGATTAGTTATCCTGATGCATCTCAAGATGCTAACGGCGATATATACATAGTTTATGACAGGATGCGATATAGTAAAATGGAAATTGACTTTTGTAGAATTAATGAAGACATGTTTCGAGCGCCTGGAGTTTTCTCTAGACAAATAATTAGTGGCATTAGGTAA
- a CDS encoding HAD family hydrolase, which yields MFSNFENLLWDFDGVIMDSMPIRSKGFEITLSKFPDEQVANLIAFHNLNGGLSRYVKFRYFFEQIRGESITEEEVLHLADQFSQVMLELLIDVRLLITDSLDFIRSHYKNFNMHIVSGSDGNELRHICSELDIAKYFKSIEGSPVRKNVLVKNLIELNGYDPGRIVLVGDSINDLEASEVNSIAFYGYNNVALHGLGKGYVNSFNPLDITIYSIEGI from the coding sequence ATGTTTAGTAATTTTGAAAATTTACTTTGGGATTTTGACGGAGTTATTATGGACTCTATGCCTATACGGTCCAAGGGGTTTGAAATAACCTTGTCTAAGTTTCCGGATGAACAGGTGGCAAATCTAATTGCCTTTCATAATTTGAATGGTGGACTCTCCCGTTATGTTAAGTTTAGATATTTTTTCGAACAAATTCGTGGAGAGAGTATAACAGAGGAAGAAGTCCTTCATTTGGCAGACCAGTTCTCCCAGGTTATGCTTGAATTACTTATTGATGTCCGGTTACTGATCACTGACAGCCTTGACTTCATTAGGTCACACTATAAGAACTTTAATATGCACATAGTATCCGGTTCAGATGGGAATGAGTTAAGGCATATCTGTAGCGAATTGGATATCGCAAAATACTTTAAATCTATAGAGGGGTCTCCGGTTCGAAAAAATGTATTAGTAAAGAACTTAATTGAATTGAACGGATACGATCCTGGCAGAATAGTATTAGTTGGCGATTCTATCAACGATTTAGAAGCAAGCGAGGTTAATTCGATTGCTTTTTACGGTTATAATAATGTTGCTTTACACGGGTTGGGGAAAGGATATGTTAATTCGTTCAATCCGTTGGATATCACTATATATAGTATCGAAGGCATATGA
- a CDS encoding glycosyltransferase family 2 protein: MGNQLMPKISIISPSYNQAAFIEDAILSVLNQNYENFEHIIIDGGSTDDTVNILKKYPHLIWVSEKDRGQSDAINKGFDRASGDIIGWLNTDDFYLPGTFNKIVDQFKANNIDVVYGDIHFVDKNKNITRHVPSRVPVKWFMLFHCYIHSASFFFRRSVLDKGIRIDPGMHITMDKDFFAHIFYSGFKFKYVRDTLTAFRWHEDNKSIDTAAVKKIRYREGLIIFNKYSGIRLPVNSVSINLYAFVQKSLYPFKRFLKWYSLYKTR, encoded by the coding sequence ATGGGTAATCAGCTAATGCCTAAAATATCTATTATAAGCCCCTCATATAACCAGGCTGCGTTTATTGAGGATGCAATTTTATCAGTTCTAAATCAAAATTATGAGAATTTTGAACACATAATAATTGACGGAGGTTCTACTGATGATACCGTAAATATTCTTAAAAAGTATCCACATTTGATTTGGGTTTCGGAGAAGGACCGAGGACAAAGTGATGCTATAAATAAGGGATTTGACAGAGCTTCCGGTGATATTATAGGATGGTTGAATACAGATGATTTTTACCTTCCAGGCACTTTCAATAAGATTGTAGATCAGTTTAAAGCGAATAATATTGATGTCGTGTACGGTGATATTCATTTTGTCGATAAGAATAAAAATATTACGAGGCATGTGCCAAGCAGAGTCCCTGTTAAATGGTTTATGCTATTTCACTGCTACATTCATTCAGCTTCTTTCTTTTTCAGAAGGTCGGTATTGGATAAGGGGATACGTATCGATCCAGGTATGCACATAACTATGGACAAGGATTTCTTTGCTCATATATTTTATAGTGGATTTAAGTTCAAGTACGTACGTGATACGTTAACTGCATTTAGATGGCATGAAGACAATAAATCCATCGATACCGCTGCTGTTAAAAAAATCAGATACCGCGAGGGGCTTATTATATTTAATAAGTATTCAGGTATAAGGTTACCCGTAAATTCGGTTAGCATAAATTTATATGCATTTGTTCAAAAATCTCTTTATCCCTTTAAGAGATTTTTGAAATGGTACTCACTTTATAAAACAAGATGA